The segment cgGTCATAATATCGAGCTCGGTAACTATAccaaaactaaaaataattgatgGCTGTTTGACATGTGGATGATTGTTTGCTaccagtacctctagtttataATTGCATACATATCTTTGAACAGTGGCACCTTTGAGTTGCATTGGGAATATTTCAAAGTGAAGATGGTGATCAGGTGTTTGCATATACATTCGTGTAGCTTGTCGTGTGTTCTCTATCACATTTGCACTTGATCGAGGCTGAGTGAATTTGATTGGAGCTCTATGGGAGGTTTGTGATAACTTAAACAATATTCCTCGTCACTTAACGCATTTGGTTATTGATTGCTTAGATGGTGGAATCAAGTCGTAAATTCCATCAGATGACTGATGGGCTTCAAGTCATCGGCGTCCtaaattgaatatatttcaTGCATGTTGCGACGTACAAAGTGGGTAGGTGGCCTGCTTACTTTTTCTCGAACGAAACATTTTTGTTGgattgacaaatgtaaaataCTGGACAATAGGAAAATGAACGCTGCAGTAGTAGTAAAAGTACAACCCAACATTCTTGTTAAGACTCAAAAGAGGGCAGCATGATAATAAAAAGATAACCATGTAAAAGTAAAGAGATAAACAAATACTTTACTAGTACGACGGCAGTACTTGCCAGATACTTCACTACAAACACTTCGGAGTTTTGGGATTCAATGTAACACTTGTTGTTATAGTATTGTTTATTTAGACAGAATTATATTCACACTGTTCACCTCTAGCGTGGttattaacttatttcatgtttttattttactctTTCAGAAGATGGGATGTGGTAATGGCGACAACAAGCACGTAACCGTGTTCATTCTCACTGTTCTCTGTCTTGGAGTGTATATTTATCTGTATGTTGATATCAACATGGGCATACAAAAGATAGAAATTTTAGAACGCTCAACATACGACCATCTTAATCTGATTCTAGCGAACCAAGATCGTACAACAGTGTTTAAACCAACAACTTTAAAGCCGCACTACGTTAAGCACACAGGAAATGGATCTGGAATGCAATTTTTCTTACATGATTATAATATATCTGGTCCCattttgacaatatttacaTCTTGGTCAAAATCAAATGAGACTGATTTgcttagaaataacactgttagAAACTGGAGTCTCTTCTCGCCTTATTTATACCCTATCTTATTCACAAACGACACGGGTCTAAAAAGAGATGTCAGGGCAATGGGATGGGATTCTCTTCCAATTATACACGCAGGAAAAGGAGTACCAGTCCTTAAACACATGTATTTAGCCGCTATGGAAAAAATTGAGTCTCCCTTGTATGCCTTTGTGAATGGAGATATCTTGTTTACCCAGTCTTTGCTGGAGACTCTTGTCTCAGTTCTTCAGTCACATCTCTACCAAAACGGGACAGTGTTGGTTGTTGGAAGAAGAACGAACGTATTAAACGTGAAGCGAAAGACGGCAAGTAGTTTTCAAGATCTAGCGAATGTATCTGTTAAAAATGGCAGTTTATTTACTCCTTGGGGGCTAGACTATTTCATCACATCTAAGACGTTTCCATGGCGAGATATGCCAGATGTTGTCATTGGTCGAGTTGGCTATGACAATTTTTTGGTTGTTGAATCGAACAAGAGAAAGATCGCCGTCATTGACGCAACGAAGACGTTGTTGGCGGTTCATCAGACCACAAAGAAAGGCGGGAATTTTGAAGGTCGTAAAAAGATAAACAGAGACTATAATATCAACTTGATAGCCAAGATTTATAAAAAGGTAAACTATGCGATGGGAACGTCGAGTGCTGCTAAATATTTCACTAAATACAATTCTAAATCGCAAGTGTGCATTGTAAAGAGGTGAAATCCCATGAGATACTATCGCCATCAAAGCCTCCGTCCGTTAGTCAATTGAACCAGGTGTGTTTTTTCTCTGATAACTAAACTTTCATTTGCCTGCTGAATTTGATCTGCTTTTGAGAATTGTGAAATCATATTTAACTTTCATGTGGTATTTAGCTTTGTGTtcttatattaagaaaaagcttgtatttttctcgaaaaataaatcatcatcACTAATATGAAGTGTATTACACGGATTTGTCAGTTCCCCCGAATTTTATAGAGGCTTATCCTTCTGTAGATTTACATTTTGATCTATGGAAGTATGGGACACAACCATGATCTTGTGATCATGGTATGCTCATTCCGAACTAAGCAATAAATTCATTTGATACATTTACTTATTTTACGATCTTGATGTCATAGAGCACAATAGTATTAAACGAAGCTGATGATTTACAGGTCACTGCATATTCTAAACCTGATGGGACTTTTACAAttgtcactttttaaaaaaatttaataatgtgTCTTACggttaaataatgtaaatttcaaAGTTTGAAATGGGCATTTTGACTGATCTACTTTTTATCTGCTTTTATATCTCAATGTCTCCTATTCATTCCCCGAACGGTTACTCTGCAAGATTACTTTTTTGACTCTAGAAAGATCGTATCATCGTGGATATATTAAACttagttaataaaaaaatacacttcTTTTATTCAAATACCTGGAACAATGAGATGTTCAAAATAAcgtttttatatactttttaagacaattTTGGGTAGAGAAAATTGTGTAGTTTCAGTTATGACTATATACATGCGACAAAATTTTGCTCGTttttgatgtgagattttaccatgaaagagacagtacggcgcatcttataatcaaagtactgaagaactgacgggagttgattttgtcgatgcttatttattctaaaatcaatgatatgttattttgcatgacaagtacatgtagtttctaatttgtatttgaattacgcacatttttatattatgaatttttggactttttcgacaagaatgtcgagaaactcccatatgaatcatgttagataatatttaaagatataattaatttattcaaactatgtatcagtaatagaaatatttctcgatttttgtatggatccaagcaatatcgaactctagtctcgttcaaccaaacgttcggctgacaccgtaaatctccgacaagcaagagagactctctgcttgtcggagatttacggagacagccgagcgtcgagttgaacgagactatattgaactctggcgtaggaatacatacgactacaaaaagtatctaaattgaaaaattcgtaccatttaaaatctgacttttttcaaggtattaagtttataaataagttttcttgaaaacaatgctttagcatacattacatcgaatttatcaattattttcaagaactaagttttgtcagcagcgatgatttgtgctgaggtccaaacactgtttcactttcggtttgtctgagttactgcataggagagttgattaaaatcaactcccaaaaaaaacGACTTGAAAATTTTTTCTGATCGTGTTCAGTtttttttgtactactcatgaatgtataaactttcagaaaattacaaaaatctccattaaataaatctaattatttcattaaaattaataattacgtataacctatcacataaataCGTCGCAACGTGTTACGGGGTCAGCCTTCTATAATATTACGCttgcgtatttactgtaaacaaaacacatgtagggctcgcgaagattctcctgaacatgtttgttgataaaaatatggctTTTCTACTTCTCCCAGGTAATAGTTGTTCAAAggttttaaaataaccacaattattattttgtaagcatgtatttttcgtgCTTATCATAGGAGTTGACTACAggctaaattcatttttgttagTGAGGCTCcgtgaggggttatttgactcatgtatgtctgttcattttaaaatgaaccgaaattggAAAACCATTAATAGATTATCGACAAAGTGATCatgtgttccgtttagagagtccTTTTTCCCTCGTATACCACGATGATCGGAGTCGGGCGaatatcttgtagttttcagcacgtgtcaattactgtaaATCAAAacccacgtggtacaaataaacgatataagattaatccggtttgtacgactcttaaatttccggaagctcataattacattaattaggtatatgaaatgaattttcatctatttcaactgttacaatcaaggttatttcttatttcctaacgaaacaatgggtaaatctgaagttattcacacatgtgttttcagctgtactgtctctttaacaaTAATTGAGACAGGTAGAAACCGCGGAGAATCTACTGAGGAACGAATTTGCACCCTTTGtcctgaaaaaaagaaaagaaaatgagatccatttatattacattttctttatacTATGATCACAGAATTACAAGAATGACCAGACGAGGATGCATTTATCGTACAAAtcgatttatttcaaattatcatCAGGAGGTTGAAAAATACTTAATTTCATCATCAGCGTGCAGACAATTTTTACTGTTCAGAAAATAAACATAGTTGTCCCATATTAACTGTTAAATCAAAATAAGGATTGTAGAACTTGCTGTTTATCAACTTGCATCATAAAGTGCTTAATAGCACTTATATAACAAAAGGCTCTAGttccttgattaaaaaaatatcaaaatcaccACTCTTAATCAACACCACCAACTCCAATCCAAGcctatgaaaataaaacaatttacaatAATGTGGTCAAATTCGTGGACATATTTTAGTGAGTGTAACGCTCTGTGAGTTGAGTTGCATTGACATATATAAAACTTTTCACGAATTTTATCCAATTTTGTAAactatacatttaaaaaaaatgttcagaatTTCTTGCTCCCTATCCGTTAATACCCTTCCTCATtgaagttttttgttttgttcgtaaAAACAAACAACTCTTGAGAAAATAATCTTTATACCGGTATTTGACATTACTAGAATAACATACGTAATTTGACATGTAGAAGTAAAAAAACTTGTTCATATTGATAATCAatatcaaataatcggcagttttaaagcaTAAAGTTtaaagtaaaagactatttataaataagtggtATGGAGACTCTCCCTGCAACGTGTAAACAattgaatgaagaaattttaatgcatgtaaacaCCAGCTTGCACAGGTGAAAGATCGATCAAAAGAGatatatatcaaaatgataCAAGTGAAGTGGCAAATTTCAAGAATGTTCTTCAGATAATGAGTCAAATCTTAGAATcaaaaatgaatgataaaataAGCAATTGAACCCACGTCCCACCCATGTCTCAGAGAGAGCCAAAACTAGATCTGTGCCAAGGTTACATGAGAGATCCAAACCATATAACAGCAACTTTGATAACACTTCTAGTTTTTCAGAAGATAGTTTTGATAACATATCTGGCAGTAGTGCTTATATGATAGCGTGTCAACTAGACTTGTGAAAGACAATAGCCTTTAACAAAACGTTCAACATGCAAGTTACCTCCCTTTACTTTAGAAAGAAAGGAGAAATGTTCAGTTTGGGAAAGTCATTTTAAACTATAGCGAGTAGATCTCGATGGTCAGATGAGGAAAAATTGGATGAACTATTACCAAAATAACACTGAGAAAGTTGGTGATCTAGAAGCAATTATAGAAAACGTGTCGATGAGATGGGTAGCAGGTCAAGATTGTGGAAACAAAAATATCCTTAAAGAAAAAGTTCAGCAACCGTAAATAAAAGCCCAATAAAAGTGTTAAACTGTATGCCAAAAAAGCATATCCAGTTGGAGACACCAAAATAAAACGAGAGGTGCATCTattatttaagatattttgatttctgattatttaatTGACAAAAGAGTACAGTCATAGGTAGAATTTGTTTTGGTTCCCAACAACATCGACGACGCAGTCTTTGAATTCGTTTATTCcaaagatatgaaaaaaagaaacagcAATAAATAGGAGAAAAAAATGACAAGGGACGTAACTGAATTCCCATAGAACAATTTTAAGAATAATTCCATTTCAATACTAATTAGAAAATATAGAAACTACTTCACAAAAGAGCCAAAGACTACAAAAAGTCGTCAAGTTCCTCGGAAAATCAGCTTTAAGATGAAATGAATAAACTAAGCAAATTTCAGAGAtactattaaatattaaatatattaaacaattgaACCACAGAATTCCGTTAAAGAATACAAAATCCTCCATGTCATGTCATCATTGTAGAAAACCTGGTCACTTAAAAAAAGATTGTCCCATGCTGCATAAGTCTTTGATCCAACTCGTATTCTGCTGCTCATTTAAACGTCCACGGTAGTCAAGGAACGGTCCATGACTCCGAGAAGAATGAActagaaaagaagaaaaatgaaaacgTCATCAACTGTAATTACCAAAGAAGTACTGGAATTTATGTTGAAGGAAAAATTAAAGGGTATCATATATTTACTATAGATACTGGAGCATCTGGAACAATTTTGTCAAAACCAGTCTTCGAAAATATGGCGAAGAAACCTAAACTACATAAGTCTACAgaaattttgaatgtttgtaaaaaagaaatacaagtgCTCGTTGAAGCAAAATTAAGACTGAAAGTCGGAGATTTCCTAACTGATCTGCacatcataatacatgtagcagaAATAAATGACGAAAACAATACTACTACACCCGTGTGATTACTTAACCTTACCAGTAGAGAACTGTATATCCAGCAAGATGCTATTATTTGTGATAAATTTATACACGATGTTCAACTTTCTACAGGTGAAGTAAAGAATTCAGACTTTTCTACTTTGTTGATCAGGGATGTTACTGAAATTGATACGAGAGAATACAAAGAATTTCCAGAGCAAATGAAAGACTTTTAAAACAATGCTGTTGACAACACGTATTTGATGACTCGTCCAAAGAGAAAATTTATTACATTACCTACTTTGTGAATACAGTGATGCTTTCTCTAAGGATGGCTAAGGATAAAATAGGTACTTGTGATAGCAAACCCATAAAATTGCAAATTGCCGACAAGAAGAGTGCCTCTCGCATATGCTAACtcagaataacaataaataaaagatatgtGAAAACAGGTTATTATTCAGAAGTCTTATTCTCCATGGATATCCCCTTTGAATCTAGTCATGAAGAAAAAGTCAGACGATGCATTGATTGTCGAAAGGTGAATGATCCTAGGTTATGTGATAAAGATGGTATTGAACCAAATCCTGAAAATATTTGCAAGATTTTGGAATGGCCAAAAAATGTTACTGAAGTACGTCAAATGTTATGAATGGCTTCGTGTTTGACCCTTGATACATATAACAAAGAAAGATGTTCCTTTTCAAATGGACTGAAAACTGCAATATAGCTTTTGCAAAAATTGAAGAATTTCTTACCGGACCAGGTTTTATGGCCTTTCGGATGTCAAATGAAggatttattctaaaaaaaccCTGATGCTAGTTGTTACAACGCTGGAGCTGTTTTAGTCAGGTACAAAATGGCTAAGAAAGAGTTATTTTATGTGCCAGTATGACCATGAACAAGGCCGAGAATTGTCATTATTGCGTCACTGACAGAGAATTATCAGCAGTAAAATACTTTctagaatattttaaacaaaatctacTGGGTAGGAAATTCAGAGTGCGAACATATCACCAAGCCTTATGTTGGCTGTTGAAAATTAAAGAACCAAAAGGACGTATCGCCAGATGTAGATAGAAATATTACCAGTATAGTAAATATATTGTTGTTTATAATGTCCAATTGAAAAAATGCTTTGCTATTGGTATCAAACGGTTGTTTTGAAACCAGGCACATTAATATACAAATAAGAGATTTGATACCTGACCAAAagacaataaattttaaatcctCAGTAGGATCAACATCATGCTTTCCATCGcttgataatttgataaaatgactGACGCTTCTAATTAAAAGAAAGAGAAATCCGGGTCAGCTTGGGCACTAAATGATTAGATAGGTGATGACTCATCTGattcaaatatatgtaaaaagtACTGTGAAGATTTTACAGGTGTAAAGGAGAGGAAATACGTTTTTGTTTCTAATGTTGAAGGAACGCCtagaatatttttgaatatcGACGttgctagtttttttttctctttgtccACACTTAACACAGTCTTCCGTACATTTTTTTAGTTCTAATGTCACATTGCGTTCCCATATCTTTCATAATTCTGTCTTCAATATATTAAAACTGAATCCCAAAATCAgatggtttttagctcacctgagctgaaagctcaagtgagctattctgatcacattttgtccgtcgtccgtccgtccgtccgtccgtctgtctgtccgtctgtaaactttttacatttgaacttcttctctaaaaccgcttatccaatttcaaccaaatttcgcacaaagcatccttatgggagggcaaatataaattgcagaaataaaagtccgattgttattcaaagcggagaaaaccttgaaactgcagaaaaagggggtgcatttttaaaaattttctcctcaagaactactgagtccaatttaacatagtttagcataaattatccttatgggaaggaaaatatatattgcaaaaattaagggctaattctgtttcaaatctgagttattacgaaaataataaaggaaaggcgtgtttcaatcagttcaatagcttcgggttcggcatccagtaaaatgggtaggcaagacttggcctgggcaacaCAAAAGactggcagttattaatctgccaatctcattaaaatttcatgatatttgatggaccagtatatttgtattcgctgtaaatattgctgcaaaataatgcttATATGGAATTCACGATTGCCGATCGGCCcaggcttttattttgccaccgcccgggtttgcatacccattttaccaagactcgtattccatacttctaaaacgaggttctttgtttaaagcagccatgacattatacgaaaaagggtcgatctgactatgatgaatttgcttgttgtgcaacagttcgcgtatgaagggaaatttttgaaacatgcaaaatatattgatgccgattttgtgaagtaaacacaaattaagcaaaataaataaaacagtttccatagttctgatgcatttctgttgcggggataaagtaattatcgctattcctatgaaaatatcacagcggaaaattatcctggtttgtacgcgggtttgaagtaaataacagtcatttaattataatggagaagacaaataaaatttttgaatgtttttaatttgaggaattgagcacattgagatACAATTTTCTTCCTCAcgtctatacatgtaggattttttaaataaaaaacaataactattatatttgtttttaaaatacaataactagtaagtagttgatgaaaaaaatgtacctaaatgctctcatatattttgatcgctttacaaagtggggggggggggcagaacgaaaataaagggtattggaagttaacaacttaacagtgtacccctaccaaatgtttagttttatatcttgggTAGGATTTTATTATTCTGgtaatagtatttcatgaaggtacaatgtcaaagattacgtgtatgcaaaaatgagtgtaaaattcgaatactttacaatatttattttttgttattctaccgagggaccacatggcacaatatcttttgaacgcccatttgctcaggtgagcgatgtggccccatggacctcttgtttgATGAGCCTGGcacatcaatatttttgtcaattcaGCATTGTCAAGAATATTTTCAAGTAGCTATGAAATTAGGAATGATATAAGGGCTTTTATTTAGTGCACAGATTCAATGTccatgaatttaattatttccATGTTAGTTTTTAATACTACTTACTTTCGATTTTACccgttcttttatttttttcttttgttttccttttctttGGAGTTTTGCTGTTTAGGAAAATAGTAGGTACTGTTCcctttttcagtttttttttttggtttgaaatTCGTCAGGTTCATTCTAATTACCATGCATAAGGCGTACATTTCATGAATCCATCCATCATGTCTTTATAACATGCTTTTATgcagatttttcttttttcttattatccatcgatattaattttttatctcCTAACCTTTTCTTAAGGAATTTTTCCTAAATCATTACTCACTGTTCTATTACACTTAAGTATCTTTTTTAGATTGAAATATTACATCGGTATACTAAATGTTAAACCCGATCAGAGAATTGGTTTGTTGAAAATTAATCACTCAGTAAGGTAGTCCATTGGGCAATCGTTTTGCGCATTCTCGTTGTTTAAAAACTATGTTTTGATGCtgaaacatttaaacaaaacattatgtacattaatttttttaatgaaaaatgttactTGTATTTATTAAACGAGTTTACCATTGGATGGTATTGGCTAAGGTTGTCATTGTgaaattatgacgtcataaataaCTCGACAGAAGGGGATCAGActccggggccataaaacttaacttttgatctaagtctcgcttttctaatatatatatatatatatatatatatatatatatatatatatatatatatatatatatatatatatatatatatatatatatatatatttcactcCTTGTGGAAAAGTGAAactgagatcaaaagtaagCTCATCTAAGTATTATGGCCTCGGGGCCAGAAGAATTGAAAATTTGGTTTCATACAAAATTTTGTTTAGGTCAAGATTCAGTAAATGATTATGTGCTAGAATCATTATGTCGTTATAATTGGTTTAATCTTTTACTTGTACTTTACGCCATTAAaggaaatttgtaaaaaatgaaacagtttcttgacattcataattaaatcatgggaaaagttttattcaatttgacatcattttaaagtgGAGATCAAGAGCTTGTTAAATGCCGTTTTTGGAAAGATTGTAGGCATTATAggtatatttcattagtcaaaaaagggaaaaactcttttatttgttttttatttcctttatcaTATAGAAATTGATATTTCATTGTACTTACCAAATATTGAAGCTCCGGTACATCCTATCAAACACggctattgttatgaagcatcattgaaagaatgtaTATATCCTGAATTTCATAAATCTGTAGGCATccttcatttactagatcttgatcTGAATGGGCGGTTacttctttaaaatatattttcaaggcCATGAACATTTACTCAAAGTACATGGTCACTGAAcactttatgaaaatgaaaagaattgttttaaaaactttatatcTTTCTGTAGATTTTTTCAATCTTTAGCATCCTAGATTATGTTTAGCATTATCCTTCTATAACGTTTGTACAATCTTATGCTTTATATTATGATAATTCATACGCACacaaattcttttcttcaaCGTTACAACATGGCTTCCACAGTAACTCGAAAATTGACAGCAATGATAAATAAagtcatttacatatttttttaatgcatgacAAATTTACACAAATTTGAATAAGATATCCGTATTTCGCATTTACAAGGTAGGAtaatggttttatttgacccgtGTATCTATTCACCCGGCGCTATATCTGAGGTCATTACAGCGTGACGAGGCACTTCCCAGCGTGTTTTTACGTTCTGCGTTCTGCATTGCTATGGTTGCAATTGGCGACAGATCAGGAAGTATCTATCAGATTAAAGGTAAGCGGTAGTTTTATATATtacacaaatattgactgggactgagaccaaaattaaaaaataagttacCTGTAGGTGtccattattaaaaaaaaatggataaaagaCTGTctgttcttaaaaataattgacaaaGACAGgtaaaactgttaacttatTAGACAGCTACAGGTAAGTTGGAAACAAGAATAGAAAcatcatatttgcaaatgtactAGCTGATACAgtaaaaaaacccacttaaAACTAGTATATATTATCCAGTATATAATAAACATTAATCCCCTTTGTTATATTATTTACTTGTACCAACAAACCACATCAGATATGATCATAACGTAGACTGAGACAAATTCCACTGTactttataaaaatcatattcttCACATATGTAATAGTTAATTCTCGATCATCCGGACTACATTCTCCCTCGAGAAAGTTCGTGAAACTAAATCTTGACCGTCAACCTCCTCAACACCCCTGGAGAATATCTGCATCTGAGTTGGTCAATTCATAATTTGTCTTGGTTGGCTTAATCACGTTAAAATTTGGTTAACTGATACTGTCCATTCTAAAAACAAATGAGGTAATGTTTTTAGTCCGATGTTGGACTGAAACTGTAAATTTGTGGGTAGAGATCTTATCTTCGCCCTTTGGGTGTTGATTAGATAATTCTCTCACACAATAGACAGTTTTCTGCTTCTTATATCCTTTACCTAGTTATGTAAATAAGTTTGTGTAATGTTATTGTTgcgaaatatatatatgttattataCAGTGTACACAGCTCTATACAGTATAGTTCTATTTTATGCACTCAGTTATTAACTCTGTTTAGGTATGATAAAGGCAAATAATAACGTATAAAGTTAGCATGCATTACATCACtaaatacctttaaaaataatttagttgaaattggAGCGAAGCATTGTTTGCATACACATTAAATTTAGTTCtgttacatatgtatataacatataATGCCTGTATTAAATAGGGAA is part of the Magallana gigas chromosome 3, xbMagGiga1.1, whole genome shotgun sequence genome and harbors:
- the LOC105320158 gene encoding uncharacterized protein, with amino-acid sequence MGCGNGDNKHVTVFILTVLCLGVYIYLYVDINMGIQKIEILERSTYDHLNLILANQDRTTVFKPTTLKPHYVKHTGNGSGMQFFLHDYNISGPILTIFTSWSKSNETDLLRNNTVRNWSLFSPYLYPILFTNDTGLKRDVRAMGWDSLPIIHAGKGVPVLKHMYLAAMEKIESPLYAFVNGDILFTQSLLETLVSVLQSHLYQNGTVLVVGRRTNVLNVKRKTASSFQDLANVSVKNGSLFTPWGLDYFITSKTFPWRDMPDVVIGRVGYDNFLVVESNKRKIAVIDATKTLLAVHQTTKKGGNFEGRKKINRDYNINLIAKIYKKVNYAMGTSSAAKYFTKYNSKSQVCIVKR